A window of the Candidatus Dormiibacterota bacterium genome harbors these coding sequences:
- a CDS encoding response regulator has protein sequence MIDAVADWYEDSSDVLLIAGDTDIAEMYRMKLEMDGYRVSTIADVGDSTAHAAGWRPDMVLLDVGAGSGAQFRDLQRLRADPLLSGVPVLLVSSRSEEELRQRGFTLGPTDYLLRSL, from the coding sequence GTGATCGACGCCGTTGCAGACTGGTACGAAGACAGCAGTGACGTACTGCTGATCGCCGGCGACACCGACATCGCCGAGATGTACCGGATGAAGCTGGAGATGGACGGCTACCGCGTGAGCACGATCGCCGACGTTGGTGACTCCACGGCACACGCAGCTGGCTGGAGACCCGACATGGTGTTGCTCGACGTGGGTGCTGGGAGCGGAGCCCAATTTCGCGACCTCCAGCGCCTCCGCGCGGATCCTCTGCTATCGGGCGTTCCCGTACTCCTCGTGTCCAGCCGATCCGAAGAAGAATTGCGGCAACGAGGTTTTACGCTCGGGCCGACCGACTACCTGCTCCGCTCCCTATAG